GCGCGGGAATGCTTTGTGCGTTGAGATGGACAACGTTAAAATTTTTAGGAACCGTATGAAAAGTAGAATCCAAATGAGTATGTAATGACAAAGGTATACTATGAAAGCTATCGCTTGATGAGACAGGTATAAAGTCATCGTCAGAACAAATATAATCATCAGAGTCACTcatattgtaagtaaataataaatataaataataataaaaaataaaataattgctaataaatacaaaatatacaaataaatatataaaatatttatatataaataataataataataataatataaataatatctaatagtatctagtaacaataaaataattattaaatttatagcatTCAATAAATCTATCAGCTGTTACTGCTGTAAGTTATCGCTTAGATATAAACAGTATCcagaatactattttttaaaaacacaacatGAAATTaggaaaacaaaaaattaacgaaacaaaaaaaaaaagaaatatatatatatatatgtctataaaaaaaaaaaaaaatctagattaACACATGAAACGAAACGTCAGCAGCGGAATGTAACATCAATTTAATTGACAGCTATCACTCACATTGACAGTGTCTTGTACACACATTGCATTTGacgtttacatattatttaaataatattagcaaatagTAGGTAAACTATAACATTACAAGTGAATAACAGTGTACCCAAATAAAGAGTTATAAATAACTACCTACaaagagaagaaaaaaaaaaaaacacaaatagttATTAATGTACTGAAAAACATTGATTACCTGAAGGACCCGTATGAGAGACAACAAACAAGACAcagtttttaatgaaacaccggttataataaatagaaaaatataagaaatagttaCTTCTTTAAGTTCCTTTTCGGCCGGACTCCCTGCGAATTTTTGTTCTCTTGGGTATTGATGTTGGATGAGGTTGCAGTCCTAGCTGAAACTTGTTGAGGCACCGTAGCAGTGGAATACGTATTCAGCTCCGCCATAGACGTAATTTGGTGACGCTTACCATCTGGACCAATAATAACTATGTTGCCATCTCTAGTCCAACATTTGTTGATACCAAGACGCTGTCTGGCAGCCACGAAGACGTCATGACGTTCCTTTGTTAGGAACTCAGACAGTGTAACCCCAGTGTTCCTCAGACTGGTTTTCGCATACCACACTTTGTTACGCATGATTGGATCTTGGAACTTAATAAGGATGACCCTTGGTTTCTCAGTAACCGAAGAACCCAAACGATGGCAGCGACTGATAGAATCCGCTGATAACTCTGGCAACTTGAGATGTTTAGACAGCAGCTGACTGACAGTAGCCGATAAATTTTCTTTGCTGGCTTCCGGAACCCCATGCACCAGGAGCATTTTCCGTCTACTTCTCATTTCAATTTGGTCACACTTTTTCGAAAGGAGCTCGACTTGCAGCTGAAGTCCTTCCAGAGCAGTTAAGACAAAACTCCGGAAAGCATTAAACTGGGAGACTATGTTGGAAGTTGGACTGGCGGCTGGCATATTAGAATTCAAATTTTGCTGGAATTCAGCCATTTTAGAGTTGAAATGTTCTGTTAGTTGTGCAATCGAGTGTTTAATAGAGTCCATTATTAATCTGATCTTCGGTAAAGACAATAGTGATTGTGGGAGTTAATTGAACTTTAGTTGTCTGTTgtttaatatgtgttttttaCTTGGATTAGATAAAGGAGTCACAGCTGATAGGTATGATGAATGCTTAGCACATTTTACCaggtgttaattatttatttattaaatatttgcagaGAGCAAAAGAAAACACGTCTACTTAATTATGCACCTAccgcccaaaaaaaaaaaaaaccacacctgtggttttttttttttttgggcggtaccacctactcatcagattatattatacaggTATTCccacagcagtacccagtattgttgtgttccggtttgaagagtgagtgagccagtaaagCATCTGAGTTCCTCGGCTGCATCTAGgctgttggcgcattggcgatatgagTGATGTTCATTAGTCTGGGCGGCAGTGACCACACATTATCAAGTCTCATTTGCcacacaaaaacaaatataaataaggcatattaattaatacaa
This is a stretch of genomic DNA from Vanessa atalanta chromosome 20, ilVanAtal1.2, whole genome shotgun sequence. It encodes these proteins:
- the LOC125072045 gene encoding uncharacterized protein LOC125072045, encoding MDSIKHSIAQLTEHFNSKMAEFQQNLNSNMPAASPTSNIVSQFNAFRSFVLTALEGLQLQVELLSKKCDQIEMRSRRKMLLVHGVPEASKENLSATVSQLLSKHLKLPELSADSISRCHRLGSSVTEKPRVILIKFQDPIMRNKVWYAKTSLRNTGVTLSEFLTKERHDVFVAARQRLGINKCWTRDGNIVIIGPDGKRHQITSMAELNTYSTATVPQQVSARTATSSNINTQENKNSQGVRPKRNLKK